The Armatimonadota bacterium genomic sequence GCGCGGATGAAGGAATCGCTGAAGGCTGCCCCATCATCGTATTCAGATACAGCAACTTCCATATCGCCTGCGCGTACAACAAACGTACCCTGCTCATCGATATGCCTGCCCGGTTTGTACAGGAGAGTGGTGCCAGGAGTGAGTTCTACCTCTCTCGGTTTCATAAGGTGCACTACTCTGTCGGGCCATCTGGTGCAGGACGGGAATTCGTATGGGGCGTCGAACAGCTCAACGGCACGGCGTGAGATGTAACGCAGAAGGAATCTGTAGTTCTTGGCCATGTTTGACCTCCTGCTAGCGGGAAGTGTTATGAAATAACGCGGACAGTTCAACCGGATACTCGAGCCTGTATTCATACCTTGGGATAGCTATCTGCGCTTGCATGTTGCCGGCTCTGTTGCACTCTATCATCAGGAAGGCATCCCACAGGTATCGCTCGCCTATCAGATCGACGACTTCCCTCCATTGTCTGTCGTTGATCAGGATGGGCGATTCCTGTTCCAGTGCCTTATCAAGATGCGGCAGGTCCAGTACAGGGATAACTTCACGGTCGATGACAACTACAGGCATTCTCCACAGGATGGACTGGTGCTCATCGAGCTGCTGAGCCATAGCCTGCATCCTGTCCAGCCTGGTTGATACCTCGTCACGGCTGTATCGCCGAACGATAATCCAGAGATCGCCTTCCTCAGTGATAAGCGGAATCACCAGATGCATGGTTAGCCTCCTCATTGCCCAATTAACACCTTGTCCTGCCATTCCTCAGCCTCATGTAGCAGGTTGTGGAGTTCCAGCCTGGCACTGAAGTCGCCATCGTCTGCGTTATGAACGAGCTCCACGAATCGGCTTATCGGCAGGTGGTGGTATAGCACTTTGCTATCTACCAGGATAGCTGTGACCTCTGTACCGTCTCCATCTGATATCACCGCATAGCGGAACCGATAGACGGTGTTCCCTGTCTGATACCGGGCTTTGTCCACAAGGGCTACGTTGAGTGTTGACATGTTTGACTACCTCTGATTCCTCACGAACTGGATGCAATGTTCGATGATGCTTGCGAACTGTTCGTCGGAGATGACCTCTGAGCATTTGGCGGACCTCAACGGGTACTTGTACCACCATAGCGCCCAGTCTGTCGGCTTATACAGGAAGTTCGGTCTGATAACGGCGCATCCACGCCGGTGTCCGGCATGACCTTCTTGCCGGATGATCTCCAGCAGCTTCTCCTCTATCCGCCGGTGGTAGTCGCAGGAGCACTTGATGGCAACTCCATGCCACCAGTCGTCTCCTTCAGTGGGCCAGCCTAACTGCTGGTATACCGGTTTGATGATCTCTTCCAGCTTCTGCTCGTATTGCTTCCTGAAACTGCCTCCCATATAGGCCAGACGACCGTACTGGTCCTCAAACCGCTTCCATACCTGCTGGAAGCAATCCTCCCGGTGCTGAAGCTGGTCTCGCCATTTCCAGAAGGGATGGTAGTCCCAGCCGCAGTCACACTCCTGGTCGTAGTCTGGGAGCAACTCGAACAAGCCGCACCGGAATTCGTCGTAGACCGAGATGTCCAGCACATGGTAGAGTGGCAGGAATATCTGCTCCCAGCGTTTCCTGTCCGGGATAGGATGGCGTTCGTAGTACTGGTCGCCTTCTTCAATGCGAGCAATGTCCAGCATTTGAGCCTCCTGTGGTGGAATATCTGTCGTTGCGTGGTGGAATATCCGCCGGCAGATGGATTGGATTCCACCTGCCGGCTTGTTTGCCGTGCCTCGCCTTGGCTAGCCTAGCCAGGACTCGCCCCGCCCAGACAAGACTCGCCTTGACTGCCACGACGCGCCCAGCCGCACCATGTCGCGCCGTGTCGTGCCTTGCCAGGCCTGCCCAGCCTCGCCTTGCCACGCCTGGCCTCACCATGCCGTGCCTGCCATGCCAAGCCAAGTCTTGCCATGCCACGACGTGCGATGCGGTTCCTAGCCCAGCCAAGCCAAGCCTATTTGCCGGATAGAGAATCTATTATCAGGTCCGGCAAACCTTCCAAACTGCTCAGCACGGGAACACTCGGATCTATCTCTACCTGCTGTGTAGCCTGCCAATCGCCACGGTCTATCAATATACCTCTCGCACCACATTGCAGTGCAGGTAGAATGTCAAACTGATAACTGTTTCCCACCATGACCACTCGCTGTGGATTGTGCTGAGCATCAAGCATCTCCAGCAATCGCAGGAAGCTATCTCTGTCCTTCGTGGCTGTGACCACCACATGGTGGAAATAGCCCCGAATCCCAGACAGGTCTATCCTGCGGTTCTGGTGTTCCATATCACCGGCTGCGGAGTAGAGCACCAGCAGATGACCTCGTTTGCGGAGCTCCTCCAGCACAGGTATCGTCTCCGGATAGAGTTCCGGCGGAGCGTCCAGCAGATGACGGAATGAGTAAATCGCTGCCTCTACTCCTGGATTGAACGGGATACCGTGTCTGGTTGCCAGAATGGTGTAGGTAATCACCAGACTCTCAATGAACCGTTCCGGTCTCAGACCACGATACGGTACACGGGCACGATCCAGATCGTCCAGCTGCTGTATGATGTCCTCACCATAGATACCTATTTGCCCTAGCATCTGTTTGAACTCAGTCTTGATCCTCTCGTACACCGACTGTGTTCGCCAGAGCGTATCGTCTGCATCAAGCACTACGGTCACGTCTACCTCCATAGAGTAATTCCCACCCGCCACAACCCAGATGCCTCGCCAGGACTCGCCGTGCCGTGTCGGGCCTCGCCTCGCCTGCCTTGCCTCGCCAGGACTCGCCGTGCCGTGTCGGGCCTCGCCTCGCCTGCCTTGCCTCGCCACGTCCTGCCGAGTCGCGCCTTGCCAAGCCCAGTCACGTCATGCCTAGCCGAGCCCTGCCTGCCTTGCCAGGACGTGCCGCGCCGGGCCTTGCCCAGCCTCGCCTTGCCTGCCGTGCCACGCCATGCCGAGCCAAGCCTAGCCGTGCCACGCCCGCCGAGACTAGCTCTCTACAGGTTGCTTACGTTTGCGGGCAGTCTTGAACTGGCTCAGGAAAGCACCGAGAGCTTTGTACAGGAGCCGCATCTCCCGGATGAGCTCACCGTTGCCAGTCGGTACCAGCCCGTTCTCCAGAGCAGACCTTAGCTGCTTCACCTGGAAGGTGATGGAACTGCCGAGCACCTTGCTGTGAGCGGATGCCTGATCCTCTGTCATCTCGGTGCCGGAGAGGTGACGAACGGCGAACTTGACCGGAATGGGCTTTGGTTCATCGCCTCCGTTCTGTACACGAGCCTCACGCACCAGCAGACGCTGCGTGTACTCCAGAGGACGACCGAACAGACGAGCCAGATGGGGAACGTCTACCCCATACGGTCTCAGCAGTTGAGCTGCATGTACCAGGTCCTGAGAAGTGAGAGCCTTGCCGTGCTTGATGTTGGCACGCACGGCCTCCTCAACCATCGACCTCTCGTCCTCGTAGTGCTTGATGACAGCCGGAATCTCTGCTTCCGGACCGAACTCGGCGATGAACGCCTCCCTGCGGTGAGCACCGTCTACCAGGATGCCCGTGTCGGATACAAGGATAGGTGGCAGATTCTCACC encodes the following:
- a CDS encoding haloacid dehalogenase, which encodes MTVVLDADDTLWRTQSVYERIKTEFKQMLGQIGIYGEDIIQQLDDLDRARVPYRGLRPERFIESLVITYTILATRHGIPFNPGVEAAIYSFRHLLDAPPELYPETIPVLEELRKRGHLLVLYSAAGDMEHQNRRIDLSGIRGYFHHVVVTATKDRDSFLRLLEMLDAQHNPQRVVMVGNSYQFDILPALQCGARGILIDRGDWQATQQVEIDPSVPVLSSLEGLPDLIIDSLSGK